A section of the Pediococcus inopinatus genome encodes:
- the rimM gene encoding ribosome maturation factor RimM (Essential for efficient processing of 16S rRNA) — MQYFNVGRIVNTHGIQGEVKIMPITDFPKDRFQVGKQLYLFSPKSEDKPVKTLEVSKVRQQKGLYFLRFVGLDSINDVEKYKEFDLKIPEEDRGQLASNEFYYNDIIGLDVYDLDNQLLGQISEIMSLGANDVWVVKRPGQKDLLLPYIHQVIKQVDLKTHRVIVELLEGLDE; from the coding sequence ATGCAATATTTTAATGTGGGTAGAATTGTTAATACACATGGCATTCAAGGTGAAGTAAAAATCATGCCCATCACAGATTTCCCAAAAGATAGGTTTCAGGTGGGTAAGCAATTGTACTTGTTCTCACCTAAAAGTGAAGATAAACCAGTAAAAACGTTAGAAGTTTCCAAAGTTCGACAACAAAAAGGCCTCTATTTTTTACGCTTTGTGGGTTTAGATTCCATCAATGATGTTGAGAAATATAAAGAGTTTGATTTAAAAATTCCGGAAGAGGATCGAGGACAACTTGCTTCTAACGAATTTTATTATAACGATATTATTGGCTTAGACGTTTATGATTTAGATAATCAACTATTGGGTCAGATATCTGAAATCATGTCACTTGGTGCCAATGATGTTTGGGTAGTTAAACGGCCAGGCCAAAAAGATTTACTATTACCATATATTCATCAGGTTATTAAACAGGTGGATTTAAAGACCCATCGCGTAATAGTGGAATTATTAGAGGGGCTTGATGAATGA
- the trmD gene encoding tRNA (guanosine(37)-N1)-methyltransferase TrmD translates to MKIDILSLFPDMFSGPMHESIVGKAIEDHLLDIDVTNFRDYSSNKHNNVDDYPYGGGAGMLLQPQPIFDAMAAIDEKNQQLPKGRVIILDPGGKPFNQKMAENFASESHLTFICGHYEGYDERIKTLATDEVSLGDYVLTGGELAAMVMIDATVRLLPGVLGNEESAPGDSFSTGLLEYPQYSRPADFRGMQVPEVLLNGNHQLIAQWRRKQALKRTLQKRPDLLDKIKLDRKDFELLEEIKLEFSDDTDD, encoded by the coding sequence ATGAAAATTGACATCTTAAGCCTTTTTCCAGATATGTTTAGTGGCCCGATGCACGAATCAATTGTGGGTAAAGCTATCGAAGATCATCTGCTTGATATTGATGTGACTAATTTTCGTGATTATTCTAGCAATAAACACAATAATGTCGATGACTATCCGTATGGCGGTGGGGCTGGGATGCTTCTTCAACCACAGCCGATTTTTGATGCAATGGCCGCCATTGATGAAAAAAATCAACAGTTGCCAAAAGGACGCGTGATTATCCTAGATCCAGGCGGTAAACCGTTTAACCAAAAGATGGCTGAAAATTTTGCTAGTGAGTCACACTTAACATTCATTTGTGGGCATTACGAGGGATACGATGAACGTATTAAAACGCTCGCCACTGATGAAGTTTCTCTAGGAGATTATGTCCTGACTGGTGGTGAACTTGCGGCAATGGTTATGATTGACGCAACTGTTCGCCTCTTACCAGGAGTGCTAGGAAATGAAGAATCTGCTCCGGGGGATTCTTTTTCTACCGGATTATTGGAATATCCACAATATTCGCGTCCGGCCGATTTTAGGGGGATGCAAGTTCCAGAGGTGTTACTGAACGGAAATCATCAATTGATCGCTCAATGGCGTCGTAAACAAGCTTTAAAGCGAACCCTGCAAAAGCGTCCAGACTTATTAGATAAAATTAAGCTTGATCGTAAAGATTTTGAATTATTAGAAGAGATTAAGCTTGAATTTAGTGACGACACTGATGATTAG
- the rplS gene encoding 50S ribosomal protein L19, producing MNLLINKITESQLRDDIPDFRAGDSVRVHARIVEGTRERIQLFEGVVIKRHGVGISATYTVRKVSNGVGVERTFPLHSPRVAKLEVTRHGRVRRSKLYYLRALNGKAARIKEDRR from the coding sequence ATGAATCTATTAATTAATAAAATTACCGAGTCACAATTGCGTGATGACATCCCTGATTTCCGTGCTGGAGACAGTGTTCGTGTGCATGCACGAATCGTTGAAGGAACACGTGAACGTATTCAGCTTTTTGAAGGCGTTGTTATCAAACGTCATGGTGTTGGAATCAGTGCAACATATACGGTTCGTAAAGTCAGCAATGGTGTTGGGGTTGAACGTACATTCCCATTACATTCACCACGTGTTGCTAAGCTAGAAGTTACTCGTCATGGACGTGTTCGTCGTTCTAAACTTTATTACTTACGTGCTTTGAACGGTAAAGCTGCTCGTATTAAAGAAGACCGTCGTTAA
- the yjeM gene encoding glutamate/gamma-aminobutyrate family transporter YjeM, protein MENTKKISVTGLILMIFTSIFGFANTTVAFDQMGYASIIWYVLAAFLFFLPSGLMFAEYGSTFKDAKGGIYSWLEQSIGEKLAFIGTFIWLSSWIIWMVSTASKVWIPFSTIFAGHDATQSWHLFGLSSTQTIGLMGIFWIVFVTFCTTRGMTSIAKVSSVGGIFVALLNVVLFIVSLSILFLNHGQLAEPFNGLSSVVHSPNPSFTSPIAMLSFIVYAVFAYGGMESMGGVTDSLKKPEKTFPRGIIISTVFIGIMYALSIFLWGISTNWHQTLSGHNVDLGNITYVMMNNLGFVFGKALGLQQATAITLGQWFARFAGLGMFMAYLGSFFVLIYSPLKSFILGSPKKFWPAKVTTLNKAGVPAFAMWCQAAVVAVFVLFISFGGSDAQGFYTILTDMANISTTFPYLFLIGAFPFFKRRQDLNRPFVIYKTKFSVYATTIIVLIVLMFGIVFTVVEPLLQHDLNTAFWTVIGPILFGAIAWGFYVASEHKTNKKI, encoded by the coding sequence ATGGAAAACACAAAAAAGATCTCAGTTACGGGGTTAATACTGATGATCTTCACATCGATTTTTGGGTTTGCAAACACCACAGTGGCTTTTGACCAAATGGGATATGCAAGCATTATTTGGTACGTCTTGGCAGCATTTCTTTTCTTCTTACCCAGTGGTTTAATGTTCGCGGAGTATGGATCCACCTTTAAAGATGCCAAAGGCGGTATTTATTCCTGGTTGGAACAATCGATTGGCGAAAAACTGGCTTTTATTGGGACTTTTATCTGGCTATCATCTTGGATTATTTGGATGGTTTCCACAGCTTCTAAAGTTTGGATTCCCTTCTCAACCATTTTTGCCGGTCATGATGCCACCCAAAGTTGGCATTTGTTTGGGCTAAGTTCAACCCAAACAATTGGTTTGATGGGAATCTTTTGGATTGTCTTTGTAACTTTCTGTACGACCCGCGGGATGACCTCGATTGCCAAGGTTTCTTCAGTGGGTGGTATTTTTGTGGCTTTACTCAATGTGGTTTTATTTATCGTGAGTTTAAGTATTCTCTTTTTAAATCATGGACAACTAGCCGAACCCTTCAATGGTTTAAGCAGCGTTGTTCATTCTCCTAATCCGTCCTTTACATCACCCATTGCTATGCTCTCATTTATCGTATATGCCGTTTTTGCCTATGGCGGAATGGAATCCATGGGTGGGGTGACAGACAGTCTTAAAAAGCCTGAGAAGACTTTTCCTCGAGGAATCATCATTTCAACTGTTTTTATCGGCATTATGTATGCTTTATCTATTTTCTTATGGGGAATTTCAACTAATTGGCACCAAACGCTCTCAGGACATAACGTCGATTTAGGCAATATTACCTATGTCATGATGAACAATCTTGGTTTTGTATTCGGAAAGGCCTTAGGATTACAACAAGCAACGGCTATTACGTTGGGACAATGGTTCGCCAGATTTGCTGGTTTAGGCATGTTTATGGCCTATCTAGGATCATTTTTTGTCTTAATCTATTCCCCTTTGAAATCTTTTATTCTGGGATCACCAAAGAAATTTTGGCCTGCAAAAGTAACCACATTAAATAAAGCTGGTGTGCCTGCCTTTGCAATGTGGTGTCAAGCTGCTGTGGTTGCTGTTTTTGTTCTTTTTATTTCATTTGGTGGTTCAGACGCTCAGGGATTCTACACGATTCTGACCGATATGGCTAACATTTCAACAACTTTCCCATACCTTTTCTTAATCGGCGCTTTCCCATTTTTCAAACGTCGTCAAGATTTAAATCGTCCGTTTGTCATCTATAAAACAAAATTCAGCGTTTATGCCACAACGATTATTGTCTTGATTGTCCTCATGTTCGGAATTGTGTTTACAGTTGTGGAACCACTGCTACAACACGATTTAAATACTGCCTTTTGGACAGTCATCGGTCCAATCTTATTCGGTGCCATTGCTTGGGGATTTTATGTCGCAAGTGAACATAAAACAAATAAAAAAATTTAA
- a CDS encoding C69 family dipeptidase produces the protein MVNQSNSYSACTSFLAGRLATTDGSTLIGRNEDSRAAWPKHFVVHPHHEYSETQIFKSMDNGFTLNLPKVAGKYTATPEWTDKFGLFEEDGINEFGVAMSATESAYTNNQALGADPLVENGIGEEAMVTVTLPYIKTAREGVNYLGNIIEKYGTSETNGILFSDQKEVWYMETAAGHQWVAQRIPDDAYAVVANQLSIQEIDFDDNENFMTVAGLADFVTQNHLNPQTTGFNFRNIFGTNDLSDEFYNNPRVWYGQKLLNPHTEQQPQSHDLPFIRRAEKLIQVDDVKQVLSSHFQGTAFDPIGVGDARERTQYRPISLAKTQESHVLQIRPNLPTEIAGIHWLAMGVAAQSIYIPFYAGIKDTPANYKRGSETFQPDSAYWIYKQAGVLVDTNYLEFGSLLEDVQAKVNQQLILNLHISDKMARTLEGKQLENHLTSQSKQNADLGLQSMQKLTAQLITKMTDLSPLNFKQDMNL, from the coding sequence ATGGTAAATCAATCTAATTCGTATTCAGCCTGTACCAGTTTTTTGGCCGGTCGTCTGGCAACTACTGACGGCTCAACTTTAATTGGCCGTAATGAAGACTCACGGGCCGCATGGCCTAAACATTTTGTGGTTCATCCCCATCATGAATACTCTGAAACTCAAATTTTTAAATCAATGGATAATGGTTTCACCCTCAATCTTCCTAAGGTTGCTGGAAAATACACGGCAACTCCCGAGTGGACTGATAAATTTGGATTGTTTGAAGAAGATGGAATCAACGAATTCGGGGTCGCTATGAGTGCCACTGAAAGTGCCTATACGAACAACCAGGCTCTCGGTGCCGATCCACTTGTTGAAAATGGAATTGGCGAAGAAGCGATGGTCACTGTTACTCTCCCCTACATCAAAACTGCTCGTGAAGGCGTAAATTATTTAGGCAACATTATTGAAAAGTATGGAACCTCTGAAACAAACGGAATTCTATTTTCCGATCAGAAAGAGGTTTGGTATATGGAAACGGCAGCCGGTCATCAATGGGTCGCCCAACGGATTCCTGATGATGCCTATGCCGTTGTTGCCAATCAACTTTCAATTCAAGAAATTGATTTCGATGATAATGAGAACTTTATGACCGTTGCCGGCTTAGCTGATTTTGTGACCCAAAATCATTTAAATCCTCAGACCACTGGATTTAATTTCCGCAATATTTTTGGGACCAATGATCTATCCGATGAATTTTACAATAATCCCCGGGTTTGGTACGGACAAAAACTATTGAACCCCCATACTGAACAACAGCCACAAAGTCATGACTTACCTTTTATTCGACGTGCAGAAAAACTGATTCAAGTAGATGACGTCAAACAAGTCTTAAGTTCTCATTTTCAAGGAACGGCTTTTGATCCAATCGGAGTTGGTGATGCTCGGGAACGAACCCAGTATCGGCCAATCAGTTTGGCAAAAACACAAGAATCGCACGTTTTACAAATTCGACCAAATTTGCCCACTGAAATTGCGGGTATTCACTGGTTAGCGATGGGGGTTGCTGCTCAAAGTATTTATATTCCATTTTATGCAGGAATAAAGGATACACCAGCTAATTACAAACGCGGCAGTGAGACCTTCCAACCTGATTCCGCTTATTGGATTTACAAACAAGCTGGTGTTTTGGTGGATACTAACTACTTAGAGTTCGGCTCATTACTTGAAGATGTGCAGGCAAAAGTTAATCAGCAACTCATTTTAAACCTGCATATCAGTGATAAAATGGCTCGCACCCTTGAAGGAAAACAACTAGAGAATCATTTAACCAGTCAGAGCAAACAGAATGCAGATTTGGGACTGCAATCAATGCAAAAGCTTACTGCTCAATTAATCACCAAAATGACTGATTTATCACCACTAAACTTTAAGCAGGATATGAACCTATAA
- a CDS encoding 2-hydroxymuconate tautomerase has translation MRRKINMPLVHIDLIEGRSTDQLRNLVKEVTAAVSKNTGAPAEHIHIVLNEMRPDRYSDGGVLRSDEK, from the coding sequence ATGAGGAGGAAAATAAACATGCCATTGGTTCATATTGATTTGATTGAAGGTCGGTCTACCGATCAGCTACGAAACTTAGTAAAAGAGGTTACCGCAGCTGTTTCTAAGAATACAGGGGCTCCGGCTGAACATATTCACATTGTGTTAAACGAGATGCGTCCTGATCGTTATAGTGATGGCGGCGTATTGCGTAGTGACGAAAAATAA
- a CDS encoding Cof-type HAD-IIB family hydrolase produces MPQKLITIDLDGTTLNSQNQVSPKTVEVIQKATAAGHLVSIVTGRPYRISEAIYDQLQLKTPMTNFNGALTHIPHQHWSGEYKRTISKAIVLDMMANRKKLQLEMIAAEGKHTYLADHLPPSSLGFFPTTLNQDQLLSRNSLKRNPTSMVLLVAPNQEQTVRNIVMHNYGQQVDIGVWGGPNSVLEVVSKGIQKAKAVAYIARQYNIDRQNIIAFGDEHNDAEMLDYVGRGVAMKNATPVIKSIANDVTEFDNDHDGLARYLENYLNLAN; encoded by the coding sequence ATGCCACAAAAATTAATCACCATTGATCTCGACGGAACGACGCTCAATAGTCAAAATCAAGTGTCACCCAAAACTGTTGAAGTAATTCAAAAAGCCACTGCTGCCGGCCATCTTGTTAGTATTGTTACCGGGCGGCCTTACCGAATTTCTGAAGCCATTTACGATCAATTACAGCTGAAAACACCCATGACTAACTTTAATGGGGCTCTTACCCATATTCCCCATCAACACTGGTCCGGTGAGTACAAACGCACCATCAGTAAGGCAATTGTTTTGGATATGATGGCTAATCGTAAAAAACTACAATTAGAAATGATTGCAGCTGAAGGTAAACATACGTACTTAGCGGATCATTTGCCTCCGTCCTCTCTAGGCTTTTTCCCCACCACCTTAAATCAGGACCAATTGCTCTCTAGGAATTCACTTAAACGAAATCCAACTTCCATGGTCCTTTTGGTGGCTCCTAATCAAGAACAAACTGTGCGTAATATTGTCATGCATAACTATGGTCAACAGGTGGATATCGGTGTTTGGGGCGGCCCTAACAGCGTCTTGGAAGTCGTTTCAAAAGGCATTCAGAAAGCCAAGGCCGTTGCCTACATTGCTCGACAATACAATATTGATCGCCAAAACATCATCGCATTTGGGGATGAACATAACGATGCTGAAATGTTGGATTACGTTGGCCGCGGGGTCGCCATGAAAAACGCAACTCCGGTCATCAAAAGTATCGCCAATGACGTAACTGAATTTGATAACGATCATGACGGTCTTGCAAGATATCTCGAAAATTATTTAAATTTAGCCAATTAA
- a CDS encoding RsmF rRNA methyltransferase first C-terminal domain-containing protein — MQLPKGFIEKYTQLLKDVAPAFFQALNEEPTRGFRVNPLKSSSQPTEHATNDPVSYCQFGYYGTVSGKTIDHQSGLIYSQEPSAMYVGEVAHPKPGDRVLDLCAAPGGKTTHLASYMNQEGLLVSNEINRKRAGILAENVERFGLQNTIVTNESPDSLEKHFPAFFDVVVVDAPCSGEGMFRKDHEAVQYWTPEYPLSCANRQKKILKSALAMLKPGGRLIYSTCTFAPEEDEQNMAWLLQEYADLQLLPIKKYPGMADGRPEWADGNSELTKALRIFPHQMRGEGHFIAQLQKQITDVKTKELKPQKSNVNKLQRQDWHKVADQLLSITIEDSRLLAFGEHLYAMPTDLPELSKLQVIRPGVNLGVFKKNRFEPALPLALAFQAKDFQEPVPITEEQWVDYVHGDTFSISDVTNGWHALTCHELTVGFGKVVNGVVKNFYPKKLRFSINK; from the coding sequence ATGCAATTACCAAAAGGCTTTATTGAAAAGTATACACAGCTTTTAAAAGATGTGGCGCCAGCTTTTTTTCAAGCTTTAAATGAAGAACCAACGCGGGGCTTTCGGGTGAATCCTTTAAAAAGTTCGAGTCAACCAACGGAGCACGCTACCAATGATCCAGTTTCATACTGTCAGTTTGGCTACTATGGAACTGTAAGTGGGAAAACAATTGATCACCAAAGTGGGCTAATTTATAGCCAAGAGCCTAGTGCAATGTACGTGGGTGAAGTTGCACATCCTAAACCTGGAGATCGTGTGTTGGATCTTTGTGCAGCTCCTGGTGGGAAAACAACCCATTTGGCAAGCTATATGAATCAAGAAGGACTTTTAGTTTCCAATGAAATTAATCGGAAACGCGCCGGAATTTTAGCTGAAAATGTGGAACGATTTGGGCTGCAGAATACGATTGTGACCAACGAATCTCCTGATAGTTTAGAAAAGCATTTTCCTGCATTTTTCGATGTTGTGGTCGTTGATGCACCGTGTTCTGGTGAAGGGATGTTTCGTAAGGATCATGAGGCTGTGCAGTATTGGACGCCTGAATATCCATTATCTTGTGCCAACCGACAAAAAAAGATTCTAAAAAGTGCTTTAGCAATGTTGAAGCCAGGCGGCCGACTAATTTATTCAACGTGTACGTTTGCCCCTGAAGAAGACGAACAGAATATGGCCTGGTTATTACAGGAATATGCTGACTTACAATTGCTGCCGATAAAAAAATATCCAGGGATGGCTGACGGTCGTCCGGAGTGGGCAGATGGCAATTCAGAACTAACTAAGGCCCTCAGAATTTTTCCACATCAAATGCGTGGTGAAGGCCATTTTATTGCCCAGCTGCAAAAACAGATTACTGATGTAAAGACTAAGGAACTTAAGCCACAAAAGAGTAATGTAAACAAATTGCAGCGACAAGATTGGCACAAAGTTGCTGATCAATTGCTATCAATCACGATTGAGGATTCTCGTCTCCTAGCGTTTGGAGAGCATTTGTATGCAATGCCAACAGATTTACCAGAGCTCAGCAAACTACAAGTGATTCGTCCCGGAGTTAATCTAGGCGTGTTTAAGAAAAATCGATTTGAGCCTGCTTTGCCATTAGCATTGGCATTTCAAGCAAAAGATTTTCAAGAGCCAGTTCCAATTACTGAGGAACAATGGGTAGATTATGTTCATGGTGATACATTTAGTATTTCAGACGTAACTAATGGCTGGCACGCGTTAACATGCCATGAACTAACCGTTGGATTTGGGAAGGTAGTTAACGGGGTAGTCAAAAATTTTTATCCTAAAAAACTTCGCTTTAGCATTAACAAATAA
- the fni gene encoding type 2 isopentenyl-diphosphate Delta-isomerase — MKDIQSHRKDEHVSLAEHFYQPQSEAGFQHIRLLPNALPEINQKQVSLNSQMGGIFTDFPFYIEAMTGGSAYTGKLNASLARIAKATHLPMAVGSQSIALREPSLRETFQIVREINSDGLIIANIGANHSPVAAQEAVDMIQANLLEVHVNAIQEMIMPEGDREFNWLQNIGEIVQHVSVPVIVKEVGFGMTKDAMQSLQAVGVQFINVAGHGGTNFAKIENARRHDKAYDYLQDLGLTTVESLLESQALQDSLTIYACGGIRTPLDMVKGFALGTNMIGIAGTVLHSLLRNGENDTITLITNWQTQLKDLLTIQGAQTIQQLNAKNLIFDESLSHYCRQRQIKLL; from the coding sequence ATGAAAGACATTCAGTCTCACCGAAAAGATGAACACGTTTCTTTAGCGGAACATTTTTATCAACCACAGTCTGAAGCCGGGTTTCAGCACATTCGGTTACTGCCGAATGCCCTTCCGGAAATCAATCAAAAACAAGTTAGTCTAAATAGTCAAATGGGGGGGATCTTTACAGATTTCCCTTTTTACATTGAAGCCATGACCGGTGGTAGTGCATATACAGGTAAACTCAATGCTAGCTTAGCCCGGATTGCAAAAGCAACCCACTTACCCATGGCTGTGGGCTCACAAAGTATTGCCCTTCGAGAACCCTCATTACGAGAAACTTTTCAAATTGTTCGTGAAATCAATTCGGATGGGCTGATTATTGCTAACATTGGAGCTAATCATTCCCCAGTTGCGGCTCAAGAAGCAGTTGATATGATTCAGGCTAATTTACTTGAGGTCCATGTGAACGCTATTCAAGAAATGATTATGCCCGAGGGTGATCGTGAATTTAATTGGCTTCAAAATATTGGTGAAATTGTTCAACATGTTTCCGTTCCAGTGATTGTTAAAGAAGTTGGCTTTGGAATGACGAAAGATGCCATGCAAAGCCTACAGGCTGTGGGGGTTCAATTTATCAATGTTGCTGGTCACGGGGGCACTAATTTTGCTAAAATTGAAAATGCTCGCCGCCATGACAAAGCCTATGATTATTTACAAGATCTGGGATTAACCACCGTGGAATCCTTGCTAGAATCACAGGCCTTACAGGACAGCTTAACTATCTATGCTTGTGGCGGCATTCGAACGCCTTTAGACATGGTAAAAGGTTTTGCACTAGGTACTAACATGATTGGAATTGCTGGTACGGTTCTCCATTCGCTTTTGAGAAATGGTGAAAATGACACAATTACACTCATTACTAATTGGCAAACTCAGCTCAAGGATCTTTTAACTATCCAAGGTGCCCAAACCATTCAGCAATTAAACGCAAAGAATCTTATTTTTGATGAATCATTAAGTCATTATTGCAGACAGCGTCAAATCAAACTCTTATAA
- a CDS encoding phosphomevalonate kinase, translating into MITVKAPGKLYIAGEYAVVESGYPAIIVALNQFVTASIEKTENIGRIVSEQYHENSILWRREGSKMIFDNRDNPFHYILSAITITEEYASNLHKDLGLYNLYINSDLDSSDGKKYGLGSSAAVTVATIKALAKFYHLPLTKDILFKLAAIAHFDVQGNGSLGDIAASVYGGWIAYHSFNRDWLSAQRRQTTLMDLLNKTWSGLNIELLTPPADLKLMIGWTGSPASTSHLVDKVAMGKVKDQREYQVFLEESKNCLKEMVKGFHDQSIAVIQNQLRINRKILKKLSDFSKVLIETPTLKEMINDAETAGGAAKSSGAGGGDCGIVLIDRNRPTDSLLATWHDKGIEQLKFNVHNVTEL; encoded by the coding sequence TTGATTACGGTGAAAGCACCTGGAAAACTTTACATCGCAGGAGAGTACGCAGTTGTTGAATCAGGATATCCAGCGATTATTGTGGCGCTAAATCAGTTTGTAACAGCGTCAATTGAAAAAACTGAAAATATTGGCCGAATCGTTTCTGAACAATACCATGAAAATTCTATTCTTTGGCGACGTGAAGGTTCCAAAATGATTTTTGATAATCGTGATAATCCATTCCACTACATTCTTTCTGCAATCACCATTACGGAAGAATATGCAAGCAATCTCCACAAAGATCTCGGTCTATACAATCTTTATATTAATAGTGACCTTGATAGCTCAGATGGGAAAAAATACGGGTTAGGCAGTTCTGCTGCCGTTACCGTCGCCACGATTAAAGCTTTGGCAAAGTTCTACCACCTGCCATTAACTAAAGATATCCTCTTTAAGTTAGCTGCAATTGCCCATTTTGATGTGCAAGGCAATGGTTCATTAGGTGACATTGCTGCTAGTGTTTATGGTGGCTGGATTGCCTATCATTCTTTTAATCGTGATTGGCTCTCTGCACAACGTCGACAAACAACGTTAATGGACTTGCTAAACAAAACCTGGTCAGGACTCAATATTGAATTGTTGACACCCCCTGCTGATCTTAAGTTAATGATTGGCTGGACAGGCTCCCCGGCATCTACTTCCCACTTGGTGGATAAAGTAGCGATGGGTAAGGTCAAAGACCAACGCGAATATCAAGTTTTTCTAGAAGAAAGTAAAAATTGTCTTAAAGAAATGGTCAAAGGGTTTCATGATCAATCGATTGCGGTTATTCAAAACCAATTGCGCATTAATCGTAAAATCCTCAAAAAACTCAGTGATTTTAGTAAAGTTTTGATCGAAACCCCTACCCTAAAAGAAATGATAAATGACGCCGAAACAGCTGGTGGGGCTGCCAAAAGTTCAGGAGCTGGTGGTGGTGATTGTGGGATTGTCTTAATTGATCGTAATCGTCCCACTGATTCCCTCTTAGCCACATGGCATGATAAAGGTATCGAGCAATTGAAATTTAATGTCCATAATGTAACCGAGCTTTAA
- the mvaD gene encoding diphosphomevalonate decarboxylase, which yields MITARAHTNIAFLKYWGKKNVKLILPYNDSISLTLDRFYTDTSVDFDQSLDHDEIFVDEKPLTGSGVKRVKNVLDLVRHLSGISNFAKVQSTNHVPSTAGLASSASAFAALAAASTKAAGLNLSNRQLSIIARHGSGSASRSIFGGFVQWHAGHDDQSSYAEPIQENVDWDINLITVLINTAQKKVSSTNGMQSVVETSPFYPAWVKNAQADVKPMKTAILNQNLATLGELAEQSAMRMHATTFGAVPSFTYFQPQTLAILSAVRNMRKQGVECYSTVDAGPNVKIICASSDNEFIMHELNQIVSAKQLVVCKPGPGITYL from the coding sequence ATGATAACCGCTCGTGCACATACTAATATTGCTTTTCTAAAATACTGGGGGAAAAAAAACGTTAAGCTTATTCTTCCGTACAATGACAGTATCTCGCTTACCCTAGACCGTTTTTATACAGATACTTCTGTCGATTTTGATCAATCCTTAGATCACGATGAAATCTTCGTTGATGAGAAGCCTTTGACTGGTTCAGGTGTTAAGCGCGTCAAAAATGTTTTAGATTTAGTTCGTCATCTAAGTGGGATTTCAAATTTTGCAAAAGTACAGTCTACCAATCACGTACCTTCCACTGCCGGTTTAGCTTCTTCTGCTTCTGCATTTGCAGCCTTAGCAGCTGCGTCCACAAAAGCGGCTGGGCTAAACTTATCTAATCGTCAATTATCGATCATAGCTCGCCATGGTTCTGGATCCGCATCACGCTCCATTTTTGGTGGTTTTGTCCAGTGGCATGCTGGCCATGATGACCAAAGTTCTTATGCAGAACCCATTCAAGAAAATGTCGATTGGGATATTAATCTCATCACGGTGCTTATAAACACTGCTCAAAAGAAAGTTAGCAGCACCAATGGCATGCAGTCTGTTGTGGAAACCTCCCCTTTCTATCCAGCTTGGGTAAAAAATGCCCAGGCTGACGTAAAACCGATGAAAACGGCCATTCTTAATCAAAATTTAGCAACTTTGGGTGAGCTTGCCGAGCAGAGTGCAATGCGGATGCACGCGACAACGTTTGGTGCCGTTCCCAGTTTCACTTATTTCCAACCGCAAACGCTCGCAATTCTTAGTGCTGTTCGCAACATGCGAAAACAAGGTGTAGAATGTTATAGTACTGTGGACGCGGGGCCAAACGTTAAGATTATCTGTGCTTCTTCTGATAACGAATTTATCATGCACGAGCTTAACCAAATTGTGAGTGCAAAACAACTAGTCGTTTGCAAACCGGGCCCAGGCATCACATACCTATAA